The nucleotide sequence GTGGAGGTGGACTCCTTCCGGGGGCTTCTCATCGAATACGTGCGCCACAAGGAAGCGCACGTGGTGGTCCGGGGCCTCCGGGCCATTTCCGATTTCGAGTACGAGTTCCAGATGGCGCACATGAACAAGAAGCTCTCCCCCGAGGTCGACACCGTCTTCATGATGACGGGGGAGCGCTATTCCTATATCAGCTCCCACATCGCCAAGGAGATCGCGCGATTCGGCGGGAAGATCGACGACCTGGTCCCCCCCTTGGTCCGGGACAGGATGCTCCGGAAGCTCGGGAAGAAGATTTGATCCAACATCTTTACCTCGCATCGCGGGGAAAGGAGCGTACCTTGAAGAAACTCGCACGCAGGGTGGGCAAGATCCAGCCGTCTCCGACACTGGCCATCACGAGCAAGGCCAAGGCGATGAAGGCCCAAGGGATCGACGTCGTCGGGTTCGGGGCCGGCGAGCCGGATTTCGACACGCCGGACCACATCAAGGCGGTGGCCAAAAAGGCTTTGGACGACGGCTACACGAAGTACACGCCGGTTCCCGGGACCCCGGAACTCAAGGACGCCGTGATCGCGAAATTCAAGCGTGACAACGGCCTCGAGTACAAGAGGGAGAACATCATCGTCTCCGTGGGGGCGAAGCACTCCATCTACAACGTCGCCCAGGCGTTTTTCGAGGAAGGGGACGAGATCGTCATCCCCGCTCCCTACTGGGTTTCCTATCCCGACATCGTCCTTCTGGCGGGCGCCACGCCGGTGATCGTCGACACGAAGGAGGAACACGGCTTCAAGCTGACTCCCGAAGAGCTCGACAGGGCGATCACGCCCAGGACGAAGTGCGTGATCCTGAACAGCCCCTCCAACCCCACGGGGGCGGCGTACACCGGGGAGGAGCTGAAACGGATCGCGGAGGTGATCGTCCGCCGGGACGTGACGGTCCTGTCCGACGACATCTACGAGAAGCTCGTGTACGACGGCTTCCGGTTCGCAAGCATCGCCTCCTTCGGGGAGGAGATCCGGAAACGGACGATCGTCGTCAACGGGTTGTCCAAGGCGTACTCGATGACGGGGTGGAGGATCGGGTACGTGGCGGCGGACAAGGAGCTGGTCGAGGCGATGAACAACATCCAGAGCCAGAGCACGAGCAACCCGGTCTCCTTCTGCGACAAGGCGGCGGTCGAGGCGCTCAACGGCCCGCAGGATTTCCTGAAAGGATGGGTGGCCGAATTCGACCGGAGGCGCCGCTATATCGTGGACCGGCTCAACAAGATCCCCGGAGTCTCCTGCCTTCTCCCCCAGGGGGCGTTCTACGTCTTTCCAAACTTCTCGAAGGTGTACGGGAAGAAGACCCCGTCGGGCAGGAAGATCGACAGCTCCTCCGATCTTGCCGCCTATTTGCTGGAGGATCACAAGGTGGCGTCCGTCCCGGGGGTGGCGTTCGGGGCCGACGCCTGCCAGCGGTTGTCGTACGCGACGTCGATGAAGAACATCGAGAAGGGAATCGACCGCATCGAGCAGGCCGTCAAAGACCTCCGCTAGCCGGGCAGCGCCTGCGATGTCGACGGGGCCCCTGGCTCGCGGGGGGCTTCCCCTCCGCTACGCTCGCGACCTTGCGCCCGCTCGCTGCGGTTCCGCTCGCGAGAACGGACCCCGCTTTGCGGGGATATTCCTCTCTCGCTCCACACGCCGCTCCGGGGAACCCCCCGCATCGCCTGAGGGTCCCCGGACGCTCAGCGAACGAGCCGTGCGGCAACTTCCCGGTGCGTTCCATGTGCCGGGGCGGATGCGGCGGAGCAGCCGAAGGATGGGGGGTCCAAGCGGAGCTTTCCGGGAGGAAGGTCAAGCGCAGACCTGCGGGTAAATCGCAGGTCGAGCGACGAAGCGAGCGACCCCCCTCCGAGGATGCATAAGCCGCTCATGACGCCCCCTATTGGGGCGCTGTCAAAGGCGCGGAAGGCGACGGCCGCTTACAGGGGACGCCTTCCGGTCCTCCGGAAGCGGAAATAGTCGGCGAGGATCTTCGCGTGGTCGAAGGCGAGGGGGGTGGGCAGGCTCCGCCGCCCGAAGAGCCGGGCCTCGGAGGCGTCGTCCCCCCCTTTCGGCGTTCCCTCCGCCGTGGCGACGTACACGGTCGAGATCGTGTGCCGGCGGGGGTCCCGGGCCGGATCGGAATAGACGCCGAGAAGGGCGGTGAGGGTCACCGAAAGACCCGTCTCCTCCCGCGCCTCCCGGATCGCCGCTTCTTCCGCCCTCTCCCCCCGGTCGATGAACCCCCCGGGGATGGCCCATCCGGCGGGGGGGTGTTTCCTCCGGATGAGGACGATCTTCTCGCCGACCTCGATGATGATGTCCACGGTGGGAAGGGGGCCACGGGCCAACATTTCCTCCTGTTGTGTTATAAAGTGTATATGAATTTCGCCTCGCCCGCCGCCATATTCGTGTCGTCCTTCATCATCGCCCTCTCGGGCGCCCTGATGCCGGGCCCGCTCCTCGCGGTGACCGTCCGGGACACGAGCCGGCAGGGGTTCGTGGCGGCTCCGCTTCTCGTCCTGGGGCACGGAATTCTCGAGGCCGGGCTTCTCGCGCTCATCCTGCTCGGGCTGGCGGAATGGGTGCGGGGGGATATGGCGACGTCGGTGATCGCCCTGGCGGGGGGGGCGATGCTTCTCTGGATGGCGGTGGGGATGATCCGTGAAGTCCGGACGCTTCGGCTCGATGTGAACGGAAGGGAGGCGGCTTCCCGGACCGGGGGGGGCGACGGCAGGCGCGCGAGTCTTTTCCGCCCGGTATTCTCCGGCATCGTGGCGTCGATTTCGAACCCCTACTGGACGATCTGGTGGGCCACGATCGGCCTGGGCTACCTTCTCATCTCGCAAAAGCTGGGGACCGCGGGAATCGCCCTGTTCTTCGCCGGGCACATCCTGGCCGATGCCGTCTGGTACCTGTTCATCGGCTTCGCCGTGTCCGCGGGGAGAAACCGCTTCACCGACCGCGTCTACCGCTGGATCGTGGGCTCCTGCGCCCTGTTCCTCTTCTTTTTCGCGATCTCGTTCGGGTATTTCGGAGTGACCAGGCTCTTCCGCATTTGGTGATCCGTATGCCGCGGCAAGGAGGCATGGGGGGATGAAGGCGGTCGTGATGGCCGGCGGGTTCGGGACGAGGCTTCGTCCCATCACGGAAAAGCTTCCCAAACCAATGGCCTACGTGGCCAACCGGCCGATGATGGAGCACGTGGTGCGGCTCTTGAAGCGCTCCGGGATCCTGGACCTCGAAGTTCTCCTGTACTTCTACCCCGACAAGATCACCTCCTATTTCGGGGACGGGTCCCCCTGGGGCGTCCGGATGAACTACATCGGGGCCGAATCCGATTACGGGACGGCGGGAGCCGTCAAGAACGCCGAGTCGCGGATCGATGGCACCTTCCTCGTCATCAGCGCCGACATCATCACCGATTTCGATCTCTCCCGGGCGATCGAATTCCACCGGGAGCGCAAGGCCGCCGCCACGATCGTGCTCACCCGGGTCACCAACCCTCTCCAATACGGGATCGTCATCACGGAGGAGGATGGACGGATCGTCCGGTTCCTCGAAAAACCGTCGTGGGGGGAGGTCTTTTCCGACACGGTGAATACGGGCATCTATATCCTGGAGCCGGAGGTGCTCTCCCTCATCCCCGAGGGAAAGAGCTTCGACTTCAGCAAGAACGTCTTCCCGCTGATGCTGTCGCGGGGGGACAGGCTCCTGGGGTACATCGCGGAAGGGTACTGGAAGGACGTGGGGAACCTGGACGAGTACCTGAACGTCCACCTGGACATCCTTTCCGGAAAAGTCGGGATCGAGTTCGACGGGAAGAAGGCGGGCAGCGGGAACGTGTGGATCGGCGAAAATTCCCGCGTCGACTTCACCTCCGACCTGCAAAACGTCGTGATCGGAAAGGACTGCGTCGTGGGGGCCGGCGTCTCCGCGGAAAACGTGGTTCTCGGGGACGGGTGCATCGTCGAGGACGGCGCGGTGCTCCAGTCCTCGGTCGTGTGGCCCCGCACGGCGATCCACAAGGGGGTGCGCCTTCTCGAGAACATCATCGGGTCGGACTGCGTGATCCGGGGGCGTGCCTTCCTCGCCGAGCGCGCGGTGATCAGCGATCATTGCATCATCGGGACCGAGGCGGTGGTCAAGGCGAATGTCAAGGTGTGGCCGCACAAGGAGGTCGAGGACGGCGCGGTCCTCTCCTCCTCGCTGGTGTGGGGGGAGAAATGGGCGCGGTCCCTGTTCAGCGCCTACGGCATCTACGGGCTCGCCAACCACGAGATCACCCCCGAGTTCGCCGCCAAGGTCGGCGCGGCGTTCGCTGCGACCTTCGGGAAAAA is from Candidatus Deferrimicrobiaceae bacterium and encodes:
- the coaD gene encoding pantetheine-phosphate adenylyltransferase, whose product is VEVDSFRGLLIEYVRHKEAHVVVRGLRAISDFEYEFQMAHMNKKLSPEVDTVFMMTGERYSYISSHIAKEIARFGGKIDDLVPPLVRDRMLRKLGKKI
- a CDS encoding pyridoxal phosphate-dependent aminotransferase, producing the protein MKKLARRVGKIQPSPTLAITSKAKAMKAQGIDVVGFGAGEPDFDTPDHIKAVAKKALDDGYTKYTPVPGTPELKDAVIAKFKRDNGLEYKRENIIVSVGAKHSIYNVAQAFFEEGDEIVIPAPYWVSYPDIVLLAGATPVIVDTKEEHGFKLTPEELDRAITPRTKCVILNSPSNPTGAAYTGEELKRIAEVIVRRDVTVLSDDIYEKLVYDGFRFASIASFGEEIRKRTIVVNGLSKAYSMTGWRIGYVAADKELVEAMNNIQSQSTSNPVSFCDKAAVEALNGPQDFLKGWVAEFDRRRRYIVDRLNKIPGVSCLLPQGAFYVFPNFSKVYGKKTPSGRKIDSSSDLAAYLLEDHKVASVPGVAFGADACQRLSYATSMKNIEKGIDRIEQAVKDLR
- a CDS encoding NUDIX hydrolase — its product is MLARGPLPTVDIIIEVGEKIVLIRRKHPPAGWAIPGGFIDRGERAEEAAIREAREETGLSVTLTALLGVYSDPARDPRRHTISTVYVATAEGTPKGGDDASEARLFGRRSLPTPLAFDHAKILADYFRFRRTGRRPL
- a CDS encoding LysE family transporter, translated to MNFASPAAIFVSSFIIALSGALMPGPLLAVTVRDTSRQGFVAAPLLVLGHGILEAGLLALILLGLAEWVRGDMATSVIALAGGAMLLWMAVGMIREVRTLRLDVNGREAASRTGGGDGRRASLFRPVFSGIVASISNPYWTIWWATIGLGYLLISQKLGTAGIALFFAGHILADAVWYLFIGFAVSAGRNRFTDRVYRWIVGSCALFLFFFAISFGYFGVTRLFRIW
- a CDS encoding sugar phosphate nucleotidyltransferase — encoded protein: MKAVVMAGGFGTRLRPITEKLPKPMAYVANRPMMEHVVRLLKRSGILDLEVLLYFYPDKITSYFGDGSPWGVRMNYIGAESDYGTAGAVKNAESRIDGTFLVISADIITDFDLSRAIEFHRERKAAATIVLTRVTNPLQYGIVITEEDGRIVRFLEKPSWGEVFSDTVNTGIYILEPEVLSLIPEGKSFDFSKNVFPLMLSRGDRLLGYIAEGYWKDVGNLDEYLNVHLDILSGKVGIEFDGKKAGSGNVWIGENSRVDFTSDLQNVVIGKDCVVGAGVSAENVVLGDGCIVEDGAVLQSSVVWPRTAIHKGVRLLENIIGSDCVIRGRAFLAERAVISDHCIIGTEAVVKANVKVWPHKEVEDGAVLSSSLVWGEKWARSLFSAYGIYGLANHEITPEFAAKVGAAFAATFGKKVVLSTSRDSHKTSRMINRAIMTGMLSVGVNVHDYGVTPLPVVRYLSRNHREEKGGVHTRKSPFDPSFVDLKFFDDNGLNLPVSVERSIEFLFFREDFVRADTEETGEISFPVGG